The nucleotide sequence ccCGAAGAAGATCCAGCAGGCGGCGCGGCCGGTGAGGTGCAGCGTGGCGCCGCGGAGatggacgccgtcgccgtcgtcgatggCGCCCCCCCGGGCGAACCAGCGGTCCAAGTACTTGCGGTGATGGCTCCAGTAGTGGCGCTTGAAGTCGTAGACCCTGGCGGTGGTGACGcccccggcggcgccgtcgatgCCCTCGTGGAGGACGCACCGGAGGGTGAAGTccgacaggttcgggccgccgTTCCAGTTCCAGAAGAACACGGCGAGGCAATGGCTGTACTTCTTGTCCGGGATGGGAGGGATCACCACGTGGCGGCGCGCCAGCGGGTCGCAGACGATGAGCtcggggaagcggcggcgcctcgtcttggcgaggaggaggaggccgccttCGCTGTCGACGAGCTCCCACTTCCAGGAGGACCGCgaggccgagccgccgccggggaggaagtcgagcgcgaggcggcgggcgtcgacggaggcggaggggaCGTACACGATCTTGCCGCCAcacggccgcggcgccgccgcgtagCGCAGGTCGACGGCCTGGTAGTGGCCGGCGTCGAGGAGCGGCGGGAAGCGCAGGGCGCGCGTGTAGTCGCTACGGGCGATGATGCGGCGCCACCGCCTGcacgtcgcggcggcgcggacgatgCAGACCGGCGAGGAGAGGCCGACGAGGACGTGCTTCAGGAGGGTGTCGGGGATGTCGTCCAGCGTCGTCGTCGATCTCGCCAtggccaggcggcggcggcggcggcgggtctccTCGTTCCGGCGCCTCGCGTTCATCGTGGGATTCAGTTAATTAGCCCTAATTACTTTCCCCAAATTGAGAACAGTTATCGCTACACACGTCGATAATTTGGACCCTGGTTATTGCAACAATGCAGCTGAACCCTAAAGTTGAAATCAGCAAAAATCAATCTATAATGCAGCTGAACCCTAAAGTTGAAATCAGCAAAAATCAATCTATTGCCGGGAGAAATTATAACAGTGCATAATTACAAGGCACATCTATATATCCTACAATTTTACCAACACAAATGACTAGGTTGTACATCATGATACTACTCTCTccattgtactaggatgtgtagTATCTAAAAGTTTCTTGACGTCGCCTAGGGGTGAATAGGGgtttaaaattattaaataaatacgaaAACTAAACTTTTAGGATATTTCAGAATATTTTCGGATATCTTAATAAtaactaattaaaatattcgtattttttccTTTCGTTCACAGTAACTTTTCGTCCGTTAATCTGAAAAGCGGCACCCTCCATACACACGTGCAATTACATCCGTACGACGgccaaagccaaaaaaaaaaaagaaaagaaaagaaaaaaagagttcGATACAAAATCAAAGATCGATTAACAAACCAATCGAACTATCATTATTAGTATTAGAACTACACCGAGCAATAATCCTAACAATAATCTAATCTCATGGAAACACTTTCCAAAACCAGACTTTTATAGTTCGACACAACCAAATCGGATGCACAACACCATAAGGCAAACACAATAACCAAAGATTCACCCAAATAAAATCGACAAAGGGATCCATGGAAGAACTCCAATCCACCCCAACAAAATTAGCATTGCAGCCTAAAGCAATTGACAAATCCCTTTTTACATATCCATCTTGACCTCCTCCAGTTTCTTCcgtagccgcgccgccgttgcgcTAGGGAGAtgccgggagggagggggaggagccaATCCCGAGTCACCGCGCCGCCGGGGAGCCGCCGACTCGCCAGATCTAGCGAGGAGCGGGGCGACGCCGGCACCCTGACGAAGTGGGAAGGAGCCGACagtgggggagagggaggggaaggggcgCCGCCGGTGGGGGAGGGCCGTCGCCGGTGGGGAGAGATTAGGGGCGCCGTCGGGCACGGCGGGAGGTGAGGGTAGGAGAAAAAttaattagggttagggtttgtttGGCCCCCACAGTTTTGATCGATTCGGAACCGATCTGAGCCATCCATCAAAACGAACGGCTCAGATCGATCCCGATTGGGCCATCCTCCTGGCTGGGCCGCGCGCGGGCCGGTCGGTCCAAAAAAAGTTAGACTTTCGGTTACTTGCACCATGGACAAAGACACTTGTCACGAGCTCAAGGaaaaacaataacaataaaattaaaatttaaaatggttTTTGTTGAGAGTGGGATTTGAACCCACGCCCTTTCGGACCAGAACCTTAATCTGGCGCCTTAGACCAACTCGGCCATCTCAACTTTCTTGACCCGGTTTAGTAAATTCCAATTGTGTTCACATTGTGATATCTCTTTCTTTTACTTTTGCCTTTCTGTTTACTTCGTAGTTTGTACAGACAGCAAATTAAGTGAAGGCATAAACTATTCTTATCTTACGCTTGTATATTTTCACTGAATCAGAGATGGAAACAGTTACACAAAACGCTATACCACTTGTCCAGTTAACCTGTCCTAAGAAAGGGTGGTAGGTAGTCCATGTCGCGAAGATCGGTGTTGGCTGTGAGCGCCATCAGGGCAACGACGACGGATCTCATGGTAGGCCTCATCCCGGGCTCCTCATGCGTGCAGGACTTTGCAAGGGACGCAATCTGATCCAGAAATCAATCAAATCATAGCACATGTCGATGCAAATCATGTTGGATTTGCTGGAGAAGCAAACGGAAGCTGACGAACTGACTTCCCTGCTACTAACCGTGAGAGCCGAGTCGACGGGGTAGTCCCCTCGCAGGCTTGGATCGATCAGTTCATCAAGAGCTTCCGTGGGGTTTGGAGCGCTGAGGGCCTCCTCAAACTGTGGAAGATACAATCAACAATAAGATCCTGGTTTAAATTCAGTTCATACAGTTGGAGCATCAACACATAAATCTTCCATAACTTTGAGAATTTCTGCATTTCAGCGTTTCATACATGGTAGCAACTAGTATGGGTGCTACAATACCATGGATAGTTCAAATCCTACAAATGCACTTAAGTTATGAATCATGACAATACCCACTTTACTTCTTGATAACCTTAGCATAGATACACAAGAGCTCACAGAAGAGAAGAACAATGCCTACACTGCACAAGAAATACATATCAGAAAATAATGAAGGAAATCACAGTTGTAATTTTACCTGACAGTCGAAGAATGCTTACCCTGATTTCAGAGGGTGGTAACTTCCATTTGGATCTGGAGATAAATAACAGAGTAAAGGATGCTAGCATATATAGAATTATAGATTGACACCTAGAAGATTAATTGTTGACAACAGCTGTTTTTTAAGAGAAGAGATTAAGCAAATGACAGTGGTGAGCTTTTCTGAAGAATGACTGCAGTGAGTTGTGCTAACTAACTAATTATCAAGTATCAGTACAAAAAAGGTTGGCAATTCGACTTGCATGATACTCTCTCCAGTACCAACTATGTAGCAGCATAGACATGAGTACATGAGGCCTCAAACAACCATGATGCAGGATCAAATAGATTACCACTCCCGAAACATGAAAACTACTGCATACCATGGCACAACACAAAGTCGATCTGTGTATGTGAAATAGCATACGACAGGGGTTGAACTTTGTATAACCAAAACTCAGTTACTGCATTGCTTTAAATCAATCACAAATACAACCAAGCAAAATTGATAAATATGCTAAGAACATTCAAGCAGTAATCAAACTTCATCAATTTCCCCACTTCCTTTCACAAACTGCCTGCAAAAACCACTGTTATCCAAACCACACTTCACATTTTCACATTCTCAATTATCATCCAACAAAAAcctctcacaagtcacaactcaTAGTTTTACAAGCTCAAACAGTCAAAATCAAACTGAGAAACCAGTAGCACTCACCTTTCACCGGGATGAACACAATCCCCTTCCCGGAGACCCCTCCCATCCCGGGGTTGTACCTCCTGATCAGCTCCAtctccgccggcgacgagaaccCGTACTGCGCGGCCACCGATTCGAGCGTCTCCCCATCCCAGAGCGGGTATGTGAGGAACAGCCCGTACCGCGGCGAGACCCTCTCGTCGCCGCATGAGCAGTTGACGGTGACATTGACCCTTCCATCGCCGGGGATCCTGCCCTGGTGGCCTCCAGCCACGCGGCGG is from Oryza sativa Japonica Group chromosome 9, ASM3414082v1 and encodes:
- the LOC9271068 gene encoding uncharacterized protein yields the protein MNARRRNEETRRRRRRLAMARSTTTLDDIPDTLLKHVLVGLSSPVCIVRAAATCRRWRRIIARSDYTRALRFPPLLDAGHYQAVDLRYAAAPRPCGGKIVYVPSASVDARRLALDFLPGGGSASRSSWKWELVDSEGGLLLLAKTRRRRFPELIVCDPLARRHVVIPPIPDKKYSHCLAVFFWNWNGGPNLSDFTLRCVLHEGIDGAAGGVTTARVYDFKRHYWSHHRKYLDRWFARGGAIDDGDGVHLRGATLHLTGRAACWIFFGNDADADAVLALDMRYPSACKFMLARVPGSLRGGSCGDRSGFRFIDGDNPDDVRLVSVVGGDLKVFLRRDGSGDAWEPEKNLSLRDATSGMPGRKESYFGGAGAAAKIVSAGAGYVVLTPAEETWLFSVELATMEVERKHSRNRYAGEFFPYHPPWPPTLSAHVSYCKRNRKGLCFQICVC